The Intestinibaculum porci DNA window TTTGTGAATACTTTGTCGCACAACTTGTAACAAACTCCTTTCTTTATTCAATTAGACTATAAGTGTCAAATAAAGATCATGATCATCATCTCAGACAAAGAAAGGATATGACAATTATGGATAATGTACCAATGACAACAACAACTTATGATAATGATTATTTATGGCCACAGGAAGATAGCGCCGCAACGAATAACGAACTGTTAGTAAGACTGTACTTACGTACACGTTTAGCAGTCAACAGCTTAGGCTGTTGCGTATTTGATGAGCAGAAAGTCTTAGAAGACTTGCATTTAACCCCTGAAGCTTTTGATGAAGCTTTCTCGGCTTTAGAGAAAAGCGGTCAAGTCTTTAAATACGTAAGAGAAACTAATGAATTATTAGTCAAAGACCATGTGATCTCCACTAATAAATCCATTAATAAGAAATTAAGATTAGCAATCTTAGAAGATCTCAATCAAATCAAGTCCTCAGAATTAATGGAATACTTCTATAAAAACATCAAAGGTTCGACAAAACACTTACGTGGTAAAACAGCTTTATTAAAAGCAATGAAGAAACGTGTCAAAGAAAATGCCTTAAACTAGTAAACACCCATCAGCTATAGCTGATGGATGTTTATTTTTTATTCCAAAACAGTCCATTCATTCTTTCCTGAGTCCTTTTAGTTTTTCCTATTTGTTTTGAAATCTCACCAGAATTAGCACTTAATAACACCGATGCAACACTTACACCAAGCATTAGAATATCACCACCAAAGGTTATAATACTTTTTCTTAACTCTTTACCATTAGATGACGTTCTCTTATTAATGCTCTCCGTATAAAGATTTAATTTCATTTTTATTTGTTCGTCAGTCAATTTTGGATTTTCAATAATAATTCTAAATAACGCATCATATTCCTTTTCATCAAGGGTTATTCCAATGCGCACTGCTTTATCAAATGTGTCAACTAATTGACACGCCATTCTATTGATCTATGGTGCAGCTTGTTGGAGCAGTTCAACACGTTTTTGAAAACCATACTTTTGACAGTCAACTAAAAGTTCTACAGTTTTATTAACATCAATTGGTGATATGGCATTTGCAGCAGCAACTTTCATAACTGTCGCCTTTGCAATTTGAGCCTATTCCATTTAACATCCCTCTTTCTACATTCAATATACACTTGTAAAAACAAACTTCAACATGAAAACATCTTACATATTTAACTAGCAGTCAAATTATTTAAATCATCACTGTTTAATGATCCATAAAAAGTGTAGAGCATCTATCAGCGTTAGCTGATAGATGCCCTTCAATTAATGACTATCTCTTTTTATAGACAATCTTAATTTTATATGTTTTTCCTTTTACTTTTACGCTAATAGTCACTTGACCAGGCTTCTTATATTTGACCTTACCATTTTTAACTGTTGCAATCTTTTTATTTGAAGATTTCCAAATAGCTTTACCCTTATAATTTAAAAGGCTTAATTTAATTGTTTTACGTTTGCGTAAAGTGACTTTATTACCTTTCTTCTTAATATTACTACCTTTTGGTACTTTAATACTAATCTTCTTAGCTTTCTTTACTGGTACGGGTTTTGCAGGTAAAGAATTATTTTCTTCTTTATTAGAAGCCTCAGTATTGACTGGCTTCGCTTCTTCTGTTTTTTTAGAAGTATCTTCAGTACTTGTCGTTTCATTTTGTGTATTGCTTGGTGAGTCTTCATTTGTTTGTGTCTGCTCATTCGTATCCGGATGAGTAACAATTTTCTCATCAACATCAACTTCTACAGCTTCTGAAGGATTTAAAAGATGCGTGCCTTTGTAACGTACATAATACGTTCCTTCTTCAACTTCAGTTGTCCCTTGGCTGCAATCATTCCAGTCAATCTGATTACTGCTGTATTCCATTTCAGTTGTCGTACCACCAATAAAACCTTCATCACCATAAACACCGCGAGGTTCTTCCTGGTTTTTCTTAGGAATTGCATCGACCGTAACACGTACGCTAGCGGAAGGACCATACTGATCATTCTCTTTTAATCTAACTTCATAGTTTCCAGCTGGAACTGATGTTGAACCTTCACTACACTGTGTCCAACTATTCTTTCCAGCTATTGCGTATTCCATTGAAGATGTCGTACCATTAATAACTTCTTGACCGCCTTTTAATCCTGTTGGCTTTTCCTGTGGCATTTTGGTACGCACAATACCATCATCTGATATCTTTGCAATATCATTTCCGTTCATAGCATCTAAAGTTTTCACTTCAGTTTTAATTTTACCTAATGCTTTTGCTTTAACACCTTCGTGGAAACCAGAAGCTTCGATACCTTCATCTGTTAACTTAACAGTGATATCACCTTGAGTCATTCCACTTAACTGGTATGTATGATACTTATTTTTAGCTTTACTGTTATCTGCCATCACAAGATCACACTGACCATTACTATCTTTAATGACAATTTTGCCGCTTGGAGAGATAGTTATTTGTGAAGCAGAAGCAACTTTGATTGAATAACAAATATTCAGATATGTGACATTAATATTTATATCACCTTCATTATTTGTTAGAGGTGTAAGCACATAATCATCACTATCACTAGGAAGATTATAATCAACAAAATCGTTCTCTAAGTTTCCTTCGCAGCGCGTATACGGAATCCATTTTTCGTCAACACCATCATTGCCTAACTGGGGATTTAATTCTGTCTTTTCTTCTGTCTGGCTATCTTTAATTTCAAATGCATTTTTAGCTGAAATTTCGATTTCTGGCTTAAAGGCGCTATTATCTTTCTGACTCTTCAAATCCATTTCATCTGTATCATCAGTATAAACGATAATCTTAGCCCCATAATCAGTTGAACAATTATATATTGTACGATTATCTTCAGTATATTTATAATAAGGAATGCACCATTGCCCATCATCATTGTAATAGAGACTCATATCTTCATTATTTTCATTAGTATCGCTGTCAATGAGAACAATTCTATTTGTATAAGTATTTCCGCCAATCTTTCTTGGCTCCTTTAGGATTTCATACGTATTGCCAATAAAAGAATGACTTACTAAATTCCAGGTCTTATTTCCATTCTGATCAAGGACAAAGATACCATCCTTTTCTACCGGCTGCCACCAGTTAAACTGTAAGCTCACCGGAGCTCCACCATATTTTACTAGCTTTACACGCGGCTGAATCTCTTTATTGACAACATCATCATTGTTAGCAGTATATTTATCTTTAAGAACCTTCCAGCTTTGTAAGTACTGCTGACTTTGATAATAGCACATATAGGACTGTAAATTATCATCCCTCGTTAAATCATGAATTGATGTTCCCGATTCATCGATATTTTCAGATACATTTATTCGATCCATCTTATTTAAGGTTTCTGTGATACTCATTCCATAACAATGACCATTATTACTCTTCTCTAAAGATCTAGTCACATTTCTCTGATCAACTGGAGAAAGAGATTTCATTAAAGCCTTTAAATCAGCATTACTGATATGCTTTGAACATCCATCTTCATGTTTAAAATTTGTAAAGTTATAAAGATCATCTAATGTTAGTGTATTATTCTTCCCATTTAATAGTTTACTATTATAGCCAATACATTTATTTCCCCCTACAAAACGGCTAAACCAATATTCTAAATCCGAATCATTATTTTCCCACAAGTCCTTAGGATAGTAAATATCTGTACCATTAAGGAACGCATAATCCACGCTAGTAAGCTCTGGCATATTTCCTGTAAAAATAATTTTCTTTAGTTTTGGACAATCATCAAATGTTTTTACCTGACATAATTGAGAGACATTTTTAGGGATAATTAATTCTCTCAATTCCTGACAGCCATTGAACGCATCATAGTCAATAGTTTCTAACTGAGAAGGCAACTGAATATTCATTAGTGATTCACAGCCTTTAAAAGTACCACCGTAGATAATTTTAATATCATCTGGAAGTATGATGCTTTTAAGACTTTTACAATTATAAAAACAACTGCCAAGATCTGTTACATGATCTGGAATATTAATGGTATTGAGTTTAGTACAATCATTAAAAGCACCGCTATCAATTGCTTTTAAACTATGAGGCAAAGTTAACTGTGTTATTGATTCGCATTTTTCAAAAGCAGAATTTCCGATTTTTTCTAACTTTTTTGATAGAGAGACATTTACCAAGTGATTACATCCTTCAAATGCCCGATCCCCAATGCTTGTTACATCATCACTCATCTTTACATCTGTTAACTGAGTACATTCTTCAAACTGCTTATCGGCGATAGACGTTACCCCAGATGAGATCACCACTTTTTTGATATCACTACGCTGCTTAAAAGTTTGGTCAGTGTTAGCGGCGATTGTTAAAAGACCATCGTCATCTAAGCTCCATCCTTCACCATGCTCAACCACGGTTGCTGCATAGACATGAGTAAACGACAACGGAACAATTAATGAAACACTGGACATTACCATCATTACAGCAACAATTGCAGATAAAAACTTCTTCATTTCTGACTCCTCCTTATTTTATCCCATACTGATAATGTTTATGATTTCTTTAAGAATCCTTTTGCATAGACACAATAAGATCAATATTTTCCTTCTCATACTTATTCAAGACATTATCATCAAATTTTCCTGGCGGAATACTGCCCTGATACCAGGATTTACTGTCAAAATAACGCTGTAATTCCTGATCTTTAAATAATAAGCCATGACGCGCATAGATTTCATTTTTGGCGAGTCTTAATTCTTGCGCATCTAATTCTGATAACTCATTTCTTGTATAATAAGCTTTATCAGCATCCGGTAAGATATAATCAGATTCAGTATTAGTGCTTACATCAGAATCACTTTCATCTGATGCATCAGATGACTCATAACTTTCCTCTGGTTCATTGGTCGTAGATGATACAAGAGATGAATCATCGCTTTTCTCTGACTTCGTGGCATCACTTGTCCTTTTTTGCGATTGTGTTACATAACTTGAAGAATCCGTTTTCTTCTGATCAGATGGTAAAATACCTGCAGCTTTACTAATTCCCGCAAATATAAAAAAACTAATTCCTAAACCAATAACATAAAATGTCATTTTCTGTTCAAGAATCCCCTGAACAGTCCCAAAAAGGACAAAATGTTTGGAAATTTTGTGACCAATAATCAGTCCAAAAACAATTGCTAAAAATCCCATTAAACCTAACAACATATAAGCTCCTCCCATAATTCACAACATCACAAAACGCTAAATAAAAATATATTTTATTGATTTTGTTATTTTCTTATCATATGTATCATTATAATTCTTAAATATCCTTTTTACAATCGTTTTATCAGCATTTTTTTGATTTATTACGCGATATTGTAAGGTAATATTAATATCATAATATTGAACATTAACTAATTATTGTGACCGTAATTTTCATTATCTTCTAACGCAAAAGAAAAGGATAACCACCATTTAGTTATCCTTAATCAATGCTTTGTTATTTAAAATAATCATCAATACCATTGGCCATACCAGTAGCCATCTTTTCCTGATAAGCAGGGGTTGATAAAGCATAGTCTTCCTGTTTATTACTCATTTCACCCATTTCTACTAAAACAGTTGGCACTTTAGACCAGTTGGTCCCCGTTAAATCATCACGATAAGAAATACCTCTATTATTTGCTCCAGTTGCTTTTTGAATAGCTGGTAATAAACACTTCGTTAACCGTAAAGAGCTATTCACAATCGATGATGATAAGAATCTATTAGATGAAGATGGTGTTAAAATAAAGTAACCATGTAAAGCAGAGTTCCCAGAACCATCACAGTGAATACGAATCGCTAAATCTGCATTGCTTTTATTGGCAATTTCCGCTCTTTGAATGTTAGAGATATTCACATCCTGCGACTCTCTTACCATCACGACTTTATAGCCTCTAGAAATGAGAATGCTTTTTAGTTTCTTCGCTGTTTCTAAATTGACTTCTGACTCAGCCTTATGTGTATACTTACCTTCAGTACCGCTTGTAACCTTAGGCTTTCGGATACTTGAACCAGGGCCAATCGCTTCTAAAGCATTATTACCATAACGCTGATGACCGGCATCAATACAGATTGTTCTCCCCGTTTCTTTGGTATTTGTATTACTGTTCGTATTTACTTTGACATTTGTATTTGTATCATTTTTAGCAGCTTCTTTATTTTGTGTTTTTACTGTTCTATTTGATGTTGTTTGTTTAGTATCCGTTTTATCCTGCTTATTTGTAGCTGTCTGCTCATCAGCTGTATCTTTTTCCACCGTTTTTGATGAATCCGTTTCTTTTGACTTTTGTACAACTGTTTTATCTTGATCATTAGTAGCTGTTTCATGACCTGTCTTACGCTCTACACTGCAACCGCTCATCATCATTGTACATAACAATAAGCCACAAATCATTTTCCCAATTTTATTAGTATTCATAATCTCCCTCTTTTCTTTGTATTTCCATTCTAACGCAATTCTTATAAAAATACAGTGAAAACACGGAATATATACCGTGAGGGAAAAGGTTTAAAGTTTCATTTACCGCCAAAAAGGAGCTTTGCCATAGGCAAAGCCCCCCTAGGAGTTCTCCTCCAGTTTCTCTTCATTTTTAAGTGCAGAGTCTAACAGCTTAATAAATTCCAAGGATGATCGGAACGTTTCTTCCTTTCGTTTATTGAGCCAAACAATTTCACCCTGCCAGTCATATTGATTTCTTCTCACAGTCACGAAGAAGTTTTGACCTATTTTCTTTGGTCGCATGATTTAGGTTCCTTTCTTATTATGATGAGAACCCTCTTTTTTATGAACTTTCTTGTATTCATACATCCGTTGATCACTTTCCTTAAGGATTTCTCTTATACTGCGGGAATCCTCTTTATGGACATAAACAATCCCATAACTAAAACTACCGGATGTATGATCATGGACAGCTTCTCTAGCCTGTTCTAATAAGCGGGTAGCAATACTTTCACGACATTCTTTGAGGAAGACCACGAATTCATCCCCGCCCATTCGAAATATGACATCAGTGGTTCGAAACTGTTCACGAATAGCTTCAATAACTTCAATAATATAATGATCACCAGCTTCATGTCCTTGTTTGTCATTCACTTCTTTGAGGTTATCAATATCAATAAAAACAAGTGAATAATTACAGCCTTCAGACATAACGGGGAAATACTCTTCAAAGTAACGCTTATTCTTCACTCCAGTCAAAGGATCATCATAAGCGTCACGATTCAGACGCAACATGTTGCGGTAATTAACAATAATGGCACGAGAACGTTCTAATGATAGTAAAATTAATATCCCTACAACAATTCCAATGGCAACTTCCAGCTTCTTTAAACCCGTTACTATGCCTTCGCCGTAACATTCAGCAATAGACACGGTTTTATCACAGATCTCATAATAGTTATTACTTAAGGTCAGGAGTAATTGTTCATTCTTTCCAGTTGGTGTTTTCCGATACGTGTAAATGGCTTTCTTTAAGGTTTGCCATTCTCTTTTTTGTTCCATGAGTTCACTTTGGAAGCTAGCGCTATCAAGCTTAATCAGCTTATAACGCGAAGAAGAATGTTGGAGGGCATCAATAATTCCATCAAGGTAAGTTAACTGATCATCTACTTTCTTTTGGCTTAATTCCTGTTTAATGGCTCTTTGCGAAGAGCCTCGCACAATCCCAGCATAATTCACTACCCGGGATACGCCAGTAATTTCATGCGTCATGAAAAATGCATTACAGAGTAAACAAACTAGAGCCGTAATAAAGACAATCATAATAATTGTTTCTATACCATCGGTTATAAATTTCCGCTTCATATCAATCTCGCCCCCTCACGAAGTGATCATTTAAGGCAAAGAAGAAGGCTTCAGCCATATAACAATAAACATCATGATGTTGGTGGAGATGTTATGTAAAAACACTGCTATGGGAGTATACGCTGAAGCCTTCTATGGGATATCGTGTATCATGCATTATGAGGCGATCTCATCACTTCTTTAAGCTCTGCCACCAGCCTATGTCAATCAACCGTATACTAATATATTTAGCATAGGTAATAGGATTCGGGAAGCTAGATAATATTAATTTCATGTGATTTTCAATAGCGACAGTCATGAGCTTTTCGAATGCTAAACAAGCGGCGATGATTACCTGTCTGAGCGCTAAATAAGGATATGACCAATATGTTTGGTATTGACTAGAAAAACGGTCATATTTAAGAGACTTTAGTTTAAACATTAGTTAAGCTTGCCAACTGCTTTTTGATGGCAGAGCCTTATATTGAATGTGAGATCTTATTT harbors:
- a CDS encoding leucine-rich repeat protein → MKKFLSAIVAVMMVMSSVSLIVPLSFTHVYAATVVEHGEGWSLDDDGLLTIAANTDQTFKQRSDIKKVVISSGVTSIADKQFEECTQLTDVKMSDDVTSIGDRAFEGCNHLVNVSLSKKLEKIGNSAFEKCESITQLTLPHSLKAIDSGAFNDCTKLNTINIPDHVTDLGSCFYNCKSLKSIILPDDIKIIYGGTFKGCESLMNIQLPSQLETIDYDAFNGCQELRELIIPKNVSQLCQVKTFDDCPKLKKIIFTGNMPELTSVDYAFLNGTDIYYPKDLWENNDSDLEYWFSRFVGGNKCIGYNSKLLNGKNNTLTLDDLYNFTNFKHEDGCSKHISNADLKALMKSLSPVDQRNVTRSLEKSNNGHCYGMSITETLNKMDRINVSENIDESGTSIHDLTRDDNLQSYMCYYQSQQYLQSWKVLKDKYTANNDDVVNKEIQPRVKLVKYGGAPVSLQFNWWQPVEKDGIFVLDQNGNKTWNLVSHSFIGNTYEILKEPRKIGGNTYTNRIVLIDSDTNENNEDMSLYYNDDGQWCIPYYKYTEDNRTIYNCSTDYGAKIIVYTDDTDEMDLKSQKDNSAFKPEIEISAKNAFEIKDSQTEEKTELNPQLGNDGVDEKWIPYTRCEGNLENDFVDYNLPSDSDDYVLTPLTNNEGDININVTYLNICYSIKVASASQITISPSGKIVIKDSNGQCDLVMADNSKAKNKYHTYQLSGMTQGDITVKLTDEGIEASGFHEGVKAKALGKIKTEVKTLDAMNGNDIAKISDDGIVRTKMPQEKPTGLKGGQEVINGTTSSMEYAIAGKNSWTQCSEGSTSVPAGNYEVRLKENDQYGPSASVRVTVDAIPKKNQEEPRGVYGDEGFIGGTTTEMEYSSNQIDWNDCSQGTTEVEEGTYYVRYKGTHLLNPSEAVEVDVDEKIVTHPDTNEQTQTNEDSPSNTQNETTSTEDTSKKTEEAKPVNTEASNKEENNSLPAKPVPVKKAKKISIKVPKGSNIKKKGNKVTLRKRKTIKLSLLNYKGKAIWKSSNKKIATVKNGKVKYKKPGQVTISVKVKGKTYKIKIVYKKR
- a CDS encoding YARHG domain-containing protein, translating into MLLGLMGFLAIVFGLIIGHKISKHFVLFGTVQGILEQKMTFYVIGLGISFFIFAGISKAAGILPSDQKKTDSSSYVTQSQKRTSDATKSEKSDDSSLVSSTTNEPEESYESSDASDESDSDVSTNTESDYILPDADKAYYTRNELSELDAQELRLAKNEIYARHGLLFKDQELQRYFDSKSWYQGSIPPGKFDDNVLNKYEKENIDLIVSMQKDS
- a CDS encoding GGDEF domain-containing protein — translated: MKRKFITDGIETIIMIVFITALVCLLCNAFFMTHEITGVSRVVNYAGIVRGSSQRAIKQELSQKKVDDQLTYLDGIIDALQHSSSRYKLIKLDSASFQSELMEQKREWQTLKKAIYTYRKTPTGKNEQLLLTLSNNYYEICDKTVSIAECYGEGIVTGLKKLEVAIGIVVGILILLSLERSRAIIVNYRNMLRLNRDAYDDPLTGVKNKRYFEEYFPVMSEGCNYSLVFIDIDNLKEVNDKQGHEAGDHYIIEVIEAIREQFRTTDVIFRMGGDEFVVFLKECRESIATRLLEQAREAVHDHTSGSFSYGIVYVHKEDSRSIREILKESDQRMYEYKKVHKKEGSHHNKKGT
- a CDS encoding N-acetylmuramoyl-L-alanine amidase family protein, giving the protein MNTNKIGKMICGLLLCTMMMSGCSVERKTGHETATNDQDKTVVQKSKETDSSKTVEKDTADEQTATNKQDKTDTKQTTSNRTVKTQNKEAAKNDTNTNVKVNTNSNTNTKETGRTICIDAGHQRYGNNALEAIGPGSSIRKPKVTSGTEGKYTHKAESEVNLETAKKLKSILISRGYKVVMVRESQDVNISNIQRAEIANKSNADLAIRIHCDGSGNSALHGYFILTPSSSNRFLSSSIVNSSLRLTKCLLPAIQKATGANNRGISYRDDLTGTNWSKVPTVLVEMGEMSNKQEDYALSTPAYQEKMATGMANGIDDYFK